DNA from Bacteroidota bacterium:
GCCGCGCGTGCCGAGCTCGATCGTGAGGTCCATCGAGACGACGCGGCTCAGGGCCTGGCCGAGTTCGACGAGCTTGCGCTGCGGAAGCTGCGTGTCGAGGTCGAAGTCGAGCGCGTCGCGGACGTAGTCGGCGGCGCGGGCGGTGAGGTCGTCCTGCTTAAGGTACCGGTAGAGGTTGGTCTCCTTGATCCGGCGCATCCCCTTCATCGCGGCCTCGGTGACCTGCTGGTAGAGGATGTCGTTCGAGCCCTCGAAGATCTGGAACGGGCGGCTGTCGACGACGCCGCGCCCGGCGATGTGGTCGAGCCGGTAGCCCTTCGCCCCGGTGAGTTGGAGGAGCGACTGGGCCGCGCTCTGCATCATGTCCGTGCAGACGGTCTTGATGGCGTTGGCCTGGACGGCGTCCTTCGACATGTCGCGGTCGATGCCCGCGTTCTCGCTCGCGTAGAGGCACATCGCGGAGACCGCCGTGTACTGGGTCTGCATCCGGGCGATCCGCGAGCGGACCTGGTCGTAGTCGAAGAGGCGCTTGTTGCTCACGAGGCGCTCCTTGCAGTGGTCCAGGGCCTCGTCCAGCATCCGCTTGATGAAGCCCATGCCCATGCCGGGGAACTGGGTCCGGCTGCGGTGGAGCACGTCGAGCATCATCTTGATGCCGGTCGTGTGCGGCTCCAGCTTGTGGGTCCTGGGGACGCGGGCGTCGATCCGGTTGCGCCCGTAGCGGATCATGTAGAGCCCGAGGTTCTCGTAGAACTCCTCGACCGCGATCCCCTGCTCGGGGGCGTTCTCGTCGCAGAGGAAGAAGTCGATGTCGCGGCCGAGGTCGCCGGTCTCGCCGCGGCGGCGGGCGGTGACGAGCCAGAAGTCGGCCCAGCCGGTGAGGCCGCCCCAGTGCTTCGTGCCGCGCAGGTGGTAGCCCTCGTCGGTCTCGGTGTAAGCCGTCTTCATGTTGAGCGCGTCCGAGCCGTACCCCGGCTCGGTGATCATCAGCCCACCGAGGGCCTTGTCGCGCAGGAAGCGCTGGAAGACGGCGGCCTTGGCCTCGTCCTGCCCGTACTTAGCGAGCGGCTGGAGGAACAGCGCCCCGTTGATGCCGACCGTCAGGCCGAGCCCGAGCGATTCGTACGACGAGGCTTCGAGGACGCTCTGGCCCTCGCGGACCTCGCCGCCGCGCCCCCCGTACTCGCGGGGGATGAAGACCGAGAGCGGGTCGCAGGCGAAGACCTCGCGCATGACGAAGGCCGGCAGCCCTCGGTCGAGCGCGAGGGCGTCGGCGTCGGCGCGGCTGCGGAACATGCGCTGCAGCGCTTCGCGGTACCGGTCCATGAAATCCGGGAGCGTCAGGCCGGCCGAAACGTCAGCGGTGGCGGGGACCATCGTGGGAGCTTCCATGCAAGTCGTGGGGTTCTAATCGCGGTGCGAAGGTACGGACGGACCGTGCGTTCGTCTACTGAGCCCATCCATACTGGCGCGTGGTGGTTTATGGCTAAAAAGCGGATTCAGCCATAAATCATGGCTCGCGCCGGCCTGTGCACCCGTAACCAATTAACGCTGTTCCGATCTTCTTCGTATCCACTTCCTACGCGTCCCACGACATTATGGTTTTACGCTCCGTTCTGTGGGCTCTCTCTTTGCTCCTCGCAGCCTGCGCCGATGCGCCGGCCGACACCCCGAGCCCGACCCCAGACCTCCGCCCAGCCTCGCTAGAGCGCGCGCCGCGCATCCAGGGCGTCACGCTCGACGCCCGACGCACGCCGCCTCGGACGTGGCTACCCGGGCTTGCGGAACTCGGCGCGACGCACGCGGCCGTGATCCCGTTTGCCTTCCAGCGCCACGCTGGCGACCCGGCCCTGCGCACCAACTACGACGCCGACTGGTACACCGAGGGGCAGGCCGGCATCCGCGCTCTCGCCCAGCAGGCCGACTCGCTCGGGATGCACCTCGTCATCAAGCCGCAGGTCTGGCTGCGCGGCTCGTGGTCGGCGGAGATCGACTTCGCGACCGAGGCAGCGTGGGCGGCATGGGAGGCCCGGTACCGGGACTACGCGCTGTACTACGCCCGCCTGTCGGCAGCAATCGGTGCGCCACTCTTCGTAATCGGGACCGAGCTTGCGCTGGCCGTCCGCACGCGCGAGGCGTTCTGGCGCAGCCTCATCGCGGAGATCCGAACCGTCTACGACGGCGAGTTGACCTACGCCGCCAACTGGTACGACGATGCCGAGCATGTGCCGTTCTGGGACGCGCTCGACTACGTCGGGGTGCAGGCCTACTTCCCGATCTCCGAAGCCGACGACCCGGGAATCGACACGCTCCGCGCCGGATGGAAGCCGCACAAAGAGATACTCCGCGCACTCCACACCCGCACAGGAAAACCGGTCCTCTTCACCGAGATCGGCTACCGGGACGTGAGCTTCGCCGCCGCTCGTCCGTGGGAGTGGCCCGAGCGCCGCGCTCTAGCCGCCGAGACGGACGAGGCCCTCCAGGCCCGGCTCTACACGGCCTTTTTCGAGGAGGTCTGGCCCGAGCCCTGGTTTGCCGGGGCGATCCTGTGGAAATGGTACCCGCCGTCGGGCCGCTCGCACGCGGGCGACTTTACGCCGCAGGGCAAGCAGGCGGAAGCGGTGATCCGCGAGGCGTTTAGGAGTGGAGGAGCAGAAGCGAGGGAGAGCGGAAGCACACCCGACTGAGCGTCGAGCCCCCCTCCGCTCTTCCCTGCTTCATCCCTTCCAATCATTCTAGCGTGCCGCCACCTCGGCATCCACGAGCGCTTC
Protein-coding regions in this window:
- a CDS encoding acyl-CoA dehydrogenase, whose product is MEAPTMVPATADVSAGLTLPDFMDRYREALQRMFRSRADADALALDRGLPAFVMREVFACDPLSVFIPREYGGRGGEVREGQSVLEASSYESLGLGLTVGINGALFLQPLAKYGQDEAKAAVFQRFLRDKALGGLMITEPGYGSDALNMKTAYTETDEGYHLRGTKHWGGLTGWADFWLVTARRRGETGDLGRDIDFFLCDENAPEQGIAVEEFYENLGLYMIRYGRNRIDARVPRTHKLEPHTTGIKMMLDVLHRSRTQFPGMGMGFIKRMLDEALDHCKERLVSNKRLFDYDQVRSRIARMQTQYTAVSAMCLYASENAGIDRDMSKDAVQANAIKTVCTDMMQSAAQSLLQLTGAKGYRLDHIAGRGVVDSRPFQIFEGSNDILYQQVTEAAMKGMRRIKETNLYRYLKQDDLTARAADYVRDALDFDLDTQLPQRKLVELGQALSRVVSMDLTIELGTRGFRGDLVSNALTTLKQDVEGLMTTVRQSKLAEVVEEYKEESGWLGFVKPKLA
- a CDS encoding glycoside hydrolase, with amino-acid sequence MLLAACADAPADTPSPTPDLRPASLERAPRIQGVTLDARRTPPRTWLPGLAELGATHAAVIPFAFQRHAGDPALRTNYDADWYTEGQAGIRALAQQADSLGMHLVIKPQVWLRGSWSAEIDFATEAAWAAWEARYRDYALYYARLSAAIGAPLFVIGTELALAVRTREAFWRSLIAEIRTVYDGELTYAANWYDDAEHVPFWDALDYVGVQAYFPISEADDPGIDTLRAGWKPHKEILRALHTRTGKPVLFTEIGYRDVSFAAARPWEWPERRALAAETDEALQARLYTAFFEEVWPEPWFAGAILWKWYPPSGRSHAGDFTPQGKQAEAVIREAFRSGGAEARESGSTPD